One window of the Branchiostoma lanceolatum isolate klBraLanc5 chromosome 3, klBraLanc5.hap2, whole genome shotgun sequence genome contains the following:
- the LOC136430296 gene encoding leucine-rich repeat-containing protein 14-like, with product MADTREFQVKNSAVFGLVLESSTAFTTVPVSRGGKDRFWTLLELCAAAIAKYQSLMQIAMDIVPRVLICKLLKEALLRSHHLCIRDLISSWPGRSLDFSQILGPQNRRHLLDLLNWESGRAKMIIHSLLNCQSEALQVVDLREALPNREATVTFVEASLQSHRQQRTKDLHVYLNMWIEGRLKEEGRILKALSAHGKGMKLHPCRVVTVFLGSSLEKLQRRLDAQVLTGLELKSEMLESADAFLTLLGGGKFPNLSALSLPNFARRLESGGFQTLGEVLSCLPALQRLNLNGLRVTGQLRRVLRDVSPLQQLNVSNCRLSPPDVVFLSNSHHVKTLRELSISGMTNFDATCLLLRKVAPQLTWLDLSGCPKCFEEDFSALMTRLLLQCCFSRLRTLDCRGNLHSAEHPTLSVLEVFRACDKMSTLKTLYLDCLYLNDSGEEQASALLDTMKSKNRTINVQMQHDQDTYKTFFKICWADTAR from the exons ATGGCGGACACGAGGGAGTTTCAAGTCAAAAACTCGGCAGTGTTTGGGCTTGTTCTTGAAAGCTCAACTGCGTTCACTACTGTTCCAGTTAGCCGAGGTGGGAAAGACAGATTCTGGACACTCCTAGAACTCTGTGCAGCTGCCATCGCGAAGTACCAGTCTCTAATGCAGATAGCGATGGACATCGTGCCTCGTGTACTGATCTGCAAATTGTTGAA GGAAGCCCTCTTGAGATCCCACCACCTGTGTATCCGAGACTTGATCTCCAGCTGGCCTGGGAGATCCCTGGATTTCAGCCAGATCTTAGGACCTCAAAACAGACGCCATTTACTGGACCTGCTCAACTGGGAGTCTGGTCGTGCCAAAATGATCATTCACAGCCTGCTGAACTGTCAAAGTGAAGCTCTGCAAGTGGTGGACTTGAGAGAAGCTCTGCCAA ATCGAGAGGCGACTGTGACCTTTGTGGAAGCCTCACTACAGTCCCACAGACAGCAGCGTACAAAAG ATCTTCATGTGTACCTTAACATGTGGATAGAGGGACGGCTGAAGGAGGAAGGGAGGATTTTAAAAGCATTGTCAGCTCATGGGAAGGGAATGAAGCTCCACCCTTGTCGGGTAGTCACAGTCTTCCTGGGCTCTTCACTGGAGAAGCTGCAGAGAAGACTGGATGCTCAG GTCCTCACAGGGCTGGAGTTGAAGTCTGAAATGTTAGAATCAGCTGACGCATTCCTTACTCTTCTTGGAGGCGGAAAGTTCCCAAACCTCTCTGCCCTCAGCCTACCCAACTTTGCCAGGAGACTGGAATCAGGTGGCTTCCAGACGCTGGGAGAAGTCCTGTCCTGTCTGCCCGCACTGCAGAGGTTGAACCTGAACGGTCTGCGGGTGACTGGACAGCTGCGGCGGGTGCTGCGGGATGTGTCGCCCCTGCAGCAGCTGAACGTCTCCAACTGCAGACTCAGTCCACCTGACGTAGTGTTCCTGTCCAACTCCCACCATGTTAAAACCTTGCGGGAACTCAGCATATCTGGTATGACTAACTTCGATGCCACGTGCCTGTTGCTGCGTAAGGTGGCTCCACAGCTGACGTGGTTGGACCTAAGCGGTTGTCCGAAGTGCTTCGAAGAAGACTTTTCTGCCCTGATGACCAGACTGCTATTGCAGTGTTGTTTCTCCAGACTCCGCACCCTTGACTGCAGAGGGAATTTGCACTCGGCAGAGCATCCTACCCTCTCTGTCCTCGAGGTTTTTAGAGCATGTGATAAGATGAGTACTCTTAAAACCCTATATTTAGATTGTCTGTATTTGAATGACTCGGGAGAGGAACAAGCTAGTGCACTGCTAGATACCATGAAGAGCAAAAACAGGACCATAAATGTACAAATGCAACATGATCAAGACACATATAAAACCTTCTTTAAAATCTGCTGGGCAGATACAGCCAGGTAG